The following coding sequences lie in one Peribacillus frigoritolerans genomic window:
- a CDS encoding YpiF family protein, translating into MKWTAKDLDMYMQSKEYVDTVLIPLVPLSFKGQMKQTGSMNEFLTILSLEIEKQMKGRILLLPTFHYLSGELDKVERLKRWANEVKENNFEHVFFLTSDFEWKKEERELENNLVWIPAIPLEGLEIEQAREMINQQVLQILDIFSYNWKNEKK; encoded by the coding sequence ATGAAGTGGACAGCAAAAGATCTTGACATGTATATGCAGTCAAAAGAGTATGTGGATACCGTATTGATTCCTTTGGTTCCCCTATCTTTTAAAGGGCAAATGAAGCAAACGGGCTCAATGAATGAATTTCTTACCATCTTAAGCTTGGAAATTGAAAAGCAGATGAAAGGAAGGATTCTTTTATTGCCAACATTTCATTATTTAAGTGGTGAATTGGATAAGGTTGAGCGGTTAAAGCGTTGGGCAAATGAAGTGAAAGAAAATAATTTCGAGCATGTTTTTTTTCTTACATCGGATTTTGAGTGGAAAAAGGAAGAGCGGGAATTAGAAAATAATTTAGTATGGATTCCTGCCATCCCCCTGGAAGGGCTTGAAATTGAACAAGCAAGGGAAATGATTAACCAGCAAGTTCTCCAAATCCTTGATATTTTCTCTTATAATTGGAAAAATGAAAAAAAGTAG
- a CDS encoding ReoY family proteolytic degradation factor, which produces MVAAPVSVNEKKDFIRWFLNHYQLKRRECVWILNYLMSHDQLMKKVHFVENAQYCPRGLIMSTHCVDEVPFRFYKSNIMTTDAEKSFHDIRLNRDEDIYIQLNFKSSYSSYQYAAVLENNPFMPKTTASNEKDQLLAEQFLERSMLYFQRDRLLKEIDEALDKHDEQAFKNLTEQLNQLKVLG; this is translated from the coding sequence ATGGTGGCTGCCCCTGTTTCTGTGAATGAGAAGAAGGATTTTATTCGGTGGTTTTTAAATCATTATCAACTGAAACGAAGAGAATGTGTGTGGATATTGAATTACTTAATGAGTCATGATCAACTAATGAAAAAGGTTCATTTTGTAGAAAATGCACAATATTGCCCACGTGGACTGATTATGTCGACACATTGTGTGGATGAGGTCCCTTTCAGGTTCTATAAGTCCAATATCATGACGACCGATGCAGAGAAATCTTTTCATGATATCCGTTTAAATCGGGATGAAGACATTTATATTCAGCTTAATTTTAAATCTTCTTATTCTTCCTATCAATATGCAGCGGTACTCGAGAACAACCCCTTCATGCCGAAAACAACGGCATCGAATGAAAAAGACCAGCTGCTGGCTGAACAATTTTTGGAAAGAAGCATGTTGTATTTTCAAAGGGACCGTTTGCTTAAGGAAATCGATGAAGCCCTCGATAAGCATGATGAACAAGCATTTAAGAACTTAACCGAACAATTGAATCAATTAAAAGTACTTGGATGA
- a CDS encoding tetratricopeptide repeat protein, whose translation MNTVEQVIQHLKKGELTEALKHINRIKSSESAEDILLLAEEMLQLGFAEEAKDLFEHLLQLYPNEGELIVSLAEILIDMDQEDEAMLMLEKVSADDEVYPSALLLEADLYQLQGMDEVSERKLLQAKEMLPDEIIIDFALAELFFHQGRDQEAIANYIKVLEQEQEIAGVNVNQRLAEALSSSGKFEEALPHFEKALKDGLEINTLFEYAFTAFQAGLYDTAVRKFIELKELDHEYHSLYLYLAKSYEHLEDLENALKTVKEGIKADEFNKELYFFGGKIALKSGLDEEAENLFKEALAIDPGYLEAALTLLKLYMHHERYEDVLECIGEVRRYGEDDPQFEWIAAVSYQHTEQFKESLTSYHNAYNSFKNNQDFLEDYGFFLIEEGDRATSREVFNKLLEMNPANDEYAMILERLGESTDEM comes from the coding sequence ATGAACACAGTGGAACAAGTTATACAGCATTTAAAAAAAGGGGAATTAACAGAAGCTCTTAAACATATAAATCGAATTAAATCATCAGAGTCAGCAGAGGACATATTGTTGCTGGCCGAAGAAATGCTCCAGCTTGGTTTTGCGGAGGAGGCAAAGGATCTTTTTGAACATCTGCTGCAACTCTATCCCAATGAAGGAGAATTAATTGTTTCGTTGGCGGAAATCCTGATTGACATGGACCAGGAAGATGAAGCGATGCTGATGCTTGAAAAAGTAAGTGCAGATGATGAAGTATATCCAAGTGCTTTGCTTTTGGAAGCGGACCTCTATCAATTACAGGGGATGGACGAGGTCAGCGAAAGGAAATTACTGCAGGCTAAGGAAATGCTTCCAGATGAGATCATCATTGATTTTGCACTAGCTGAACTGTTCTTTCATCAAGGAAGGGATCAGGAAGCCATTGCAAATTACATAAAGGTTTTGGAACAGGAACAAGAAATCGCTGGTGTTAATGTCAATCAGAGGCTTGCTGAAGCATTGAGCAGTTCGGGGAAGTTCGAGGAGGCCCTTCCGCACTTTGAAAAGGCCTTAAAGGATGGACTTGAAATCAACACCCTATTTGAATATGCATTTACAGCTTTTCAGGCAGGTCTTTATGACACAGCCGTACGTAAGTTCATTGAACTGAAAGAATTAGATCATGAATACCACTCTTTATATTTGTACTTGGCAAAGAGTTATGAACATCTTGAAGATCTGGAAAATGCCTTGAAAACAGTCAAAGAAGGAATCAAGGCTGATGAATTCAATAAGGAACTTTACTTCTTCGGTGGAAAAATTGCCTTGAAAAGCGGGCTTGATGAAGAGGCGGAAAATCTATTTAAAGAAGCACTAGCCATTGATCCGGGATACCTGGAAGCTGCACTCACCCTCTTGAAATTGTATATGCACCACGAAAGGTATGAAGATGTATTGGAGTGTATTGGTGAAGTAAGGCGATATGGAGAGGATGATCCGCAGTTTGAATGGATAGCTGCTGTATCATATCAGCATACTGAACAATTTAAAGAGTCATTAACCAGCTATCATAATGCATATAATTCATTCAAGAACAATCAAGATTTCCTTGAAGATTATGGTTTCTTTTTAATTGAAGAAGGAGACAGAGCCACATCTAGAGAAGTATTTAATAAGCTCCTAGAGATGAACCCGGCGAATGATGAGTATGCGATGATTTTGGAGCGGCTAGGTGAAAGCACAGATGAAATGTAG
- the aroA gene encoding 3-phosphoshikimate 1-carboxyvinyltransferase, translating to MNTKKLQTNIQSLRGSIAIPGDKSISHRSIMFGALAEGETTVTNFLPGADCLSTISCFKQLGVHIEQDGQHVKIAGKGFNGLKEPESVLDVGNSGTTIRLMMGILAGQEFSAVLAGDESIAKRPMTRVVNPLRQMGAVIDGRKGAEYTPLFIRGGKLQGFRYELPVASAQVKSAIILAGLQAEGETIIIEPEETRDHTERMIQEFGGKIEKDGQTIKVSGNQVFKGTTIHVPGDISSAAFFMVAAAITENSEVVLKNVGLNSTRTGIIEVMKSMGADITIEKKTSEGEPAGDITVRSSRLKGTTISGDLIPRLIDEIPVIALLATQAEGITTIKDAAELKVKETNRIDTVANELSVLGADITPTADGLIIKGRKALNGGKVTSHGDHRIGMMLAVAALITDGEVELADPDAIDVSYPQFFGHLTQLIK from the coding sequence ATGAATACAAAAAAATTACAAACGAACATCCAATCATTACGTGGTTCGATTGCAATACCTGGAGATAAGTCGATCTCACATCGTTCGATAATGTTCGGAGCCCTTGCCGAGGGGGAAACGACAGTCACTAATTTTCTTCCAGGAGCCGATTGTTTAAGTACGATTTCCTGTTTTAAGCAGCTTGGAGTTCATATTGAACAAGATGGCCAGCACGTCAAAATTGCAGGCAAAGGTTTTAATGGATTAAAGGAACCGGAATCAGTACTGGATGTCGGAAACTCTGGTACCACGATCAGGTTAATGATGGGCATTTTGGCAGGACAGGAATTTTCGGCCGTTTTGGCAGGTGACGAATCGATAGCTAAACGTCCAATGACCCGGGTAGTCAACCCTCTTCGTCAAATGGGAGCGGTCATTGATGGTCGAAAAGGAGCCGAATACACCCCCCTCTTCATAAGAGGAGGAAAGTTACAAGGGTTTCGCTATGAATTGCCTGTGGCAAGTGCGCAGGTGAAATCAGCGATAATCTTGGCCGGTTTACAGGCAGAAGGTGAAACGATCATTATCGAGCCGGAAGAGACCCGGGATCATACAGAACGAATGATCCAAGAGTTTGGCGGAAAAATCGAAAAAGACGGTCAAACGATTAAAGTAAGCGGAAACCAAGTCTTCAAAGGGACTACCATCCATGTGCCGGGTGATATTTCTTCAGCAGCTTTCTTCATGGTGGCTGCAGCGATTACGGAAAATAGTGAAGTGGTATTAAAGAATGTCGGCCTTAATTCGACAAGGACTGGAATTATCGAAGTCATGAAATCGATGGGGGCGGATATTACGATAGAGAAGAAGACGAGCGAGGGTGAACCTGCAGGAGACATCACTGTCAGAAGCTCCCGGCTAAAGGGAACGACCATCAGCGGTGATTTAATTCCCCGTCTCATCGATGAAATACCGGTAATTGCACTTTTGGCGACACAGGCTGAAGGGATAACGACAATCAAGGATGCAGCAGAACTTAAAGTGAAAGAGACGAATCGAATTGATACCGTTGCAAATGAGCTTTCCGTCCTGGGCGCAGATATAACCCCGACAGCAGACGGATTGATCATCAAAGGGCGTAAAGCCTTGAATGGTGGTAAGGTTACAAGCCATGGGGACCATCGTATCGGGATGATGCTTGCTGTAGCGGCTTTGATTACGGATGGGGAAGTGGAACTTGCTGACCCTGATGCCATAGATGTATCATATCCACAATTTTTTGGGCATTTGACGCAATTGATAAAGTGA
- a CDS encoding prephenate dehydrogenase, producing MKGKVFVIGLGLIGGSLAMAVRHAHPEAVIVGTDLSEKNIQLSMLLGIIDDSVSSLEAGACDADLILLAVPVNETVKILAQLAEMDLKSDVLISDAGSTKDTVVKAAKPLIDKGVAFIGGHPMAGSHKSGAAAAKLHLFEHAFYLLTPGDSIEEEKVEQLKGWLQGTRANFLVVSPATHDKLTGVISHFPHIVASGLVKQAENYSKENKLISRLAAGGFRDITRIASSSPEMWRDILLHNRDVLLELMNDWLNEMEHIKGLVANEDSEEILRFFTDAKIFRDDLPTHAKGAIPAFYDLYIDIPDYAGIISEITGYLAQEGISITNIRIIETREEIYGVLVISFQTDVDRIKAAACISRHTDYETILA from the coding sequence GTGAAGGGTAAGGTTTTTGTAATAGGTCTAGGTCTAATTGGCGGATCATTGGCCATGGCTGTGCGCCATGCACATCCTGAAGCCGTGATTGTTGGTACGGACCTAAGTGAAAAGAATATTCAACTATCGATGCTATTGGGGATCATTGATGATTCTGTATCATCATTGGAAGCGGGAGCATGTGATGCTGATTTGATTCTACTTGCTGTGCCTGTCAATGAAACCGTGAAGATTTTAGCTCAATTAGCTGAAATGGATTTAAAAAGTGATGTCCTCATATCGGATGCAGGAAGTACGAAGGATACAGTCGTTAAGGCAGCAAAACCATTGATAGATAAAGGGGTGGCCTTCATCGGGGGGCACCCTATGGCTGGTTCCCATAAAAGCGGTGCTGCGGCAGCCAAATTGCATTTATTCGAACATGCATTTTATTTGCTTACTCCTGGAGATTCCATCGAAGAAGAAAAAGTCGAGCAGCTGAAAGGGTGGCTGCAAGGAACAAGAGCGAACTTTCTGGTTGTGAGTCCTGCCACACATGATAAGCTGACTGGGGTCATTAGTCATTTCCCGCATATTGTCGCATCGGGGCTCGTTAAGCAGGCAGAAAATTACAGTAAGGAAAATAAATTGATCTCAAGGCTTGCAGCAGGTGGATTTCGAGATATTACAAGAATTGCTTCAAGCAGTCCGGAAATGTGGCGTGACATTTTGTTACATAACCGGGATGTGTTACTTGAATTAATGAATGATTGGCTGAATGAAATGGAGCATATAAAAGGCTTGGTTGCGAATGAAGATAGTGAAGAAATCCTTCGATTCTTTACCGATGCCAAGATTTTCAGGGATGATTTGCCAACGCATGCGAAAGGCGCCATACCAGCGTTTTATGATTTATATATCGATATACCGGATTATGCCGGAATAATTTCAGAGATTACCGGATATTTGGCACAAGAAGGTATCAGCATTACAAACATAAGGATCATTGAAACCAGGGAAGAGATATACGGTGTGCTGGTCATCAGCTTCCAAACGGATGTTGACCGCATAAAAGCTGCAGCGTGTATTTCAAGACATACAGATTATGAAACGATCCTGGCATAA
- the hisC gene encoding histidinol-phosphate transaminase, translating to MKWNEAVLSLKSYQPGKSTDEVKKLYGLEKITKLASNENPFGCSEKVKESVRNSTHSFAIYPDGYATMLREAVAKHTGVKENQLIFGNGSDENIQIISRSLLGAGKNTVMATGTFSQYRHNATLEGAEIREVPHIDGAHDLEGMLKVIDEKTAVVWLCTPNNPTGKYISEQDLLSFIERVPEDVLIVLDEAYCEYATAEDYPRTNQWVNKYKNLIILRTFSKIYGLASFRVGYGLADEDIIQKLDPSREPFNVNTFAQNIAIVALEDQAFIEKCKDENQKGLKQYYEFCNKENLAYYPSQGNFIFIHFKQDADVVFQYLLERGYIARSGKSFGFPNSLRVTVGSTEENEGMINAIKAFLNEVEAPSDSLL from the coding sequence ATGAAATGGAATGAAGCGGTCCTTTCCTTGAAGTCTTATCAACCGGGAAAATCCACTGATGAAGTGAAAAAATTATACGGGTTGGAAAAAATCACGAAATTAGCTTCAAATGAAAATCCTTTCGGCTGTTCGGAAAAAGTAAAGGAGTCCGTTAGGAATTCAACCCATTCGTTTGCCATCTACCCAGATGGGTATGCAACGATGCTAAGGGAAGCTGTTGCAAAACATACAGGTGTGAAAGAAAATCAGCTTATTTTTGGAAATGGATCTGATGAGAACATTCAAATCATCTCCCGAAGCCTATTGGGAGCTGGAAAGAATACGGTCATGGCAACAGGCACTTTTTCACAGTATCGCCATAATGCCACGCTAGAAGGTGCGGAAATCAGGGAAGTTCCTCATATTGATGGTGCTCATGATCTAGAAGGAATGCTTAAAGTTATAGATGAAAAAACAGCAGTTGTCTGGCTTTGTACACCAAATAATCCAACAGGTAAATACATTTCGGAACAGGACTTATTATCATTCATTGAAAGAGTGCCGGAAGATGTACTTATCGTTTTGGATGAAGCGTACTGTGAATATGCAACGGCTGAGGATTACCCGAGAACGAATCAATGGGTCAATAAATATAAAAATTTGATCATACTCCGGACATTCTCAAAAATCTATGGACTTGCCAGTTTTAGGGTAGGGTACGGATTGGCGGATGAGGATATCATCCAGAAACTAGATCCATCCCGGGAACCATTCAATGTCAACACATTCGCACAGAATATTGCTATCGTCGCTTTGGAAGATCAAGCCTTCATTGAAAAATGCAAGGATGAAAATCAAAAAGGGCTCAAGCAGTACTATGAATTTTGCAATAAGGAAAATTTAGCTTATTACCCGTCACAAGGTAATTTCATCTTTATCCATTTTAAACAGGATGCCGATGTGGTGTTTCAATATTTGCTTGAGCGCGGATACATTGCAAGGTCGGGGAAATCTTTCGGTTTTCCTAACAGCCTAAGGGTCACGGTTGGTTCTACGGAAGAAAATGAAGGAATGATTAACGCTATTAAAGCTTTTTTGAATGAAGTTGAGGCACCTTCTGATTCGCTGCTTTAA
- the aroH gene encoding chorismate mutase, translating into MIRGIRGATTVERDTEMEVISAAEKLMAEIIQVNEIDPEMVASVFFSATEEIRSVFPAKALRKFEGWTYVPVTCMKEIPVSNSLPFCIRVMIHVNTTKSQKEIQHVYQAGATVLRPDLTKQI; encoded by the coding sequence GTGATAAGAGGAATAAGGGGTGCCACTACTGTAGAAAGAGACACGGAAATGGAAGTGATTTCCGCTGCCGAAAAGTTGATGGCAGAGATCATTCAGGTCAACGAGATTGATCCCGAAATGGTAGCTTCTGTGTTTTTTTCTGCTACGGAAGAGATTCGTTCTGTCTTCCCTGCCAAAGCCTTGAGGAAATTCGAAGGCTGGACTTATGTACCGGTTACATGCATGAAAGAAATACCGGTCAGCAATTCCTTGCCATTTTGCATTCGGGTCATGATCCATGTAAATACGACGAAATCTCAAAAAGAGATACAGCATGTATACCAGGCAGGGGCTACGGTATTACGGCCAGATTTGACAAAGCAGATATAA
- the aroB gene encoding 3-dehydroquinate synthase: MESIQIKTASKQYPVLIGKKAINELPELISHELNHLNKILIITDEKVAALHLQTVKNALIKTGKPVLHHVVPEGEHAKTFDVFYECQSFCLTQQINRKSLIIALGGGAVGDLAGFVAATFMRGIPFIQVPTTLLAHDSAVGGKVAINHPLGKNMIGAFHQPEAVIYDLEFLKTLPLKELRSGFAEVIKHSLIADNEFYLWLKSNIVDLNDITDEQFLTMITKGIGIKAKIVEEDEKENGIRAFLNFGHTLGHAVEGSMGYGNFTHGESILIGMVYALKLSRKKVDLDFKLDEFISWVSSLGYQITIPTRLEHAMLLELMKTDKKSVNDSATFVLLNEVGSPLLMDIADSELMEEMADMI; encoded by the coding sequence ATGGAATCCATCCAAATAAAAACGGCTTCCAAGCAATATCCGGTTTTAATTGGCAAGAAGGCAATAAATGAATTGCCCGAATTAATATCACATGAATTAAATCATCTAAACAAGATTCTGATCATAACTGATGAGAAAGTGGCGGCACTTCATTTGCAGACCGTGAAAAACGCCCTGATCAAGACGGGGAAACCTGTCCTGCATCATGTAGTGCCAGAAGGGGAGCATGCTAAAACATTCGATGTGTTTTATGAATGCCAAAGCTTCTGCTTAACTCAACAGATTAATCGCAAATCATTGATTATCGCCCTTGGCGGTGGTGCAGTAGGTGATTTGGCTGGATTCGTTGCGGCTACTTTTATGAGAGGGATTCCATTTATACAGGTTCCGACGACTTTACTCGCCCACGATAGTGCAGTGGGCGGCAAAGTTGCCATCAATCACCCGCTAGGGAAAAATATGATTGGGGCCTTTCATCAGCCTGAAGCGGTCATTTATGATCTTGAATTTTTAAAAACTCTGCCTCTTAAAGAATTAAGGTCAGGTTTTGCAGAAGTCATTAAACATTCATTGATAGCCGATAATGAGTTTTATCTATGGTTAAAGTCGAATATTGTTGATTTGAATGATATAACGGATGAGCAATTCCTGACAATGATTACAAAAGGGATTGGAATTAAAGCTAAAATTGTCGAAGAGGATGAGAAGGAAAACGGCATTCGTGCCTTTTTGAATTTTGGTCATACGCTCGGACATGCAGTGGAAGGTTCAATGGGGTACGGAAACTTTACGCATGGGGAATCCATTTTAATCGGGATGGTTTATGCCCTTAAATTAAGCAGAAAGAAAGTGGATCTTGATTTTAAACTGGATGAGTTTATTAGCTGGGTATCTTCTTTAGGTTATCAAATAACGATTCCAACCAGGCTTGAACATGCAATGCTGCTTGAATTAATGAAAACAGACAAAAAATCGGTCAATGATTCAGCTACTTTTGTCCTGCTAAACGAAGTGGGGTCACCGCTATTAATGGATATAGCCGACTCTGAGCTGATGGAGGAAATGGCGGATATGATATAG
- the aroC gene encoding chorismate synthase: protein MRYLTAGESHGPQLTTIIEGLPAGMPISKEDINQELGRRQKGHGRGRRMQIEKDQAFISSGIRHGYTLGSPVALVVENDDWKHWTKIMGSEGLSEEEAEEIKRKITRPRPGHADLNGGIKYGHRDLRNVLERSSARETTVRVAAGAVAKKLLSLLGIEVASHVLEIGGVKAEPPKYESIQQLQQVTEESSVRCFDKNVEQQMKDAIDEAKQKGDSIGGIVEVIVEGMPVGVGSYVHYDRKLDAKLAAAIMSINAFKGVEIGLGFEAAHLFGSDVHDEIAWDEEQGYYRKTNRLGGFEGGMTTGMPIVVRGVMKPIPTLYKPLKSVDIDTKEVFEASVERSDSCAVPAAAVVAEAVVAWELAAAIVDQFPSDRYEQLAEYVRSYREEVKGF, encoded by the coding sequence ATGAGATATTTAACAGCGGGAGAATCACATGGTCCGCAACTGACTACTATCATTGAAGGATTACCGGCAGGAATGCCGATTTCGAAAGAGGATATCAATCAAGAATTAGGGCGCCGGCAAAAAGGGCATGGACGTGGAAGAAGGATGCAGATCGAGAAAGATCAGGCTTTTATTTCTTCTGGAATCAGACATGGCTACACACTCGGTTCACCGGTTGCTTTGGTGGTTGAGAACGATGACTGGAAGCATTGGACAAAGATTATGGGAAGCGAAGGGCTTTCAGAAGAGGAAGCTGAAGAAATTAAACGTAAAATCACCCGGCCACGTCCTGGTCATGCCGACTTGAACGGCGGGATTAAATATGGGCACCGCGATTTGAGAAATGTTCTGGAACGCTCTTCAGCCCGTGAAACGACAGTAAGGGTGGCAGCAGGAGCTGTCGCTAAAAAGCTATTGTCTTTATTGGGGATAGAAGTGGCATCTCATGTTTTGGAAATTGGCGGAGTGAAGGCAGAACCGCCAAAATACGAAAGTATTCAGCAATTGCAACAAGTAACAGAAGAATCTTCTGTTAGATGTTTTGACAAAAACGTAGAACAGCAGATGAAGGATGCAATTGATGAAGCGAAACAAAAAGGAGATTCCATCGGCGGCATCGTTGAAGTCATTGTAGAAGGAATGCCGGTGGGTGTAGGAAGTTATGTGCATTATGACCGTAAGCTTGATGCAAAACTAGCCGCAGCGATAATGAGCATCAATGCATTTAAAGGGGTGGAAATAGGTCTTGGTTTTGAAGCTGCCCATCTATTTGGCAGTGATGTCCATGATGAAATCGCATGGGACGAAGAACAGGGCTATTACCGGAAAACCAATCGCCTTGGCGGTTTTGAAGGCGGTATGACAACTGGAATGCCGATAGTTGTACGCGGTGTGATGAAGCCGATCCCCACTTTATATAAACCTTTGAAAAGCGTTGATATTGATACGAAGGAAGTGTTTGAAGCAAGTGTCGAACGTTCCGATAGTTGTGCGGTTCCTGCTGCAGCAGTGGTTGCTGAGGCGGTAGTAGCATGGGAACTGGCGGCTGCCATCGTTGATCAATTCCCTTCAGATCGTTATGAGCAATTAGCGGAATACGTAAGATCATATCGGGAAGAAGTAAAGGGGTTTTAA
- a CDS encoding CheR family methyltransferase: MPQEYEEFIRNIKMLTGIDLALYKEGQMKRRLTSLYEKRGYHSFREYYKDIQTNPGVLNEFLDRMTINVSEFYRNAKRWEVLERKILPGLLESKKKLKIWSAACSTGEEPYTIAMILSNLVPLSQIEILATDLDENVLARARLGMYPERSLNEVPEEIKRKYFEKKADFYRVDDEIKRRVTFKKQNLLADRFDQGFDLIVCRNVLIYFTEEAKNLLYEKFSASLKSDGVFFVGSTEQIFTPGKYQFETIDTFFYKKK; this comes from the coding sequence ATGCCTCAAGAATATGAAGAGTTTATTCGTAATATCAAAATGCTGACAGGCATTGATTTGGCATTATATAAGGAAGGGCAAATGAAAAGGCGACTAACATCTCTATATGAAAAAAGAGGATATCATTCATTTCGTGAATACTACAAAGACATTCAAACCAATCCCGGTGTTTTAAATGAGTTTTTGGATAGAATGACAATCAACGTTTCCGAATTTTATAGAAATGCGAAAAGATGGGAAGTGTTGGAACGGAAAATCCTGCCTGGGTTATTAGAAAGCAAAAAAAAGTTGAAAATTTGGAGTGCTGCCTGCTCAACTGGCGAGGAACCATATACGATTGCCATGATATTATCCAATCTGGTCCCACTCAGCCAAATAGAGATATTGGCGACGGATCTCGATGAAAATGTATTGGCGCGAGCGAGATTGGGGATGTATCCTGAACGTTCCTTAAATGAAGTGCCTGAGGAAATTAAAAGGAAATACTTTGAAAAAAAAGCGGATTTTTATCGTGTCGATGATGAAATCAAGAGAAGGGTGACATTTAAAAAGCAAAACCTTCTTGCTGACCGATTCGACCAAGGGTTCGATTTAATCGTTTGCCGCAATGTTTTAATTTATTTCACTGAAGAAGCCAAGAATTTATTATATGAAAAATTCAGTGCATCGCTAAAAAGCGACGGGGTATTTTTTGTAGGGAGTACAGAACAAATATTCACCCCAGGGAAATATCAATTTGAAACGATCGACACATTTTTTTATAAGAAAAAGTAA
- the ndk gene encoding nucleoside-diphosphate kinase, whose translation MERTFLMVKPDGVQRNLIGEIVSRFEKKGFLLAGAKLMVISQELAEQHYGEHKERPFFGELVDFITSGPVFAMVWEGENVIATARQMMGATNPKDAAAATIRGDFAVTVGKNIIHGSDSAESAVREIGLFFKEEELVEYSKLVNEWVY comes from the coding sequence ATGGAAAGAACATTTTTAATGGTTAAGCCTGACGGCGTTCAACGCAATTTAATCGGTGAAATCGTTTCCCGTTTTGAAAAGAAAGGCTTCCTTCTTGCAGGAGCAAAATTAATGGTCATTTCTCAAGAATTGGCTGAGCAGCATTATGGCGAGCACAAAGAACGTCCTTTCTTTGGCGAACTAGTGGACTTCATTACTTCAGGTCCTGTCTTCGCAATGGTTTGGGAAGGTGAAAACGTAATCGCTACTGCACGTCAAATGATGGGTGCCACTAACCCTAAAGATGCAGCAGCAGCAACAATTCGTGGCGATTTTGCCGTAACTGTCGGCAAAAACATCATTCACGGATCTGATTCGGCTGAAAGCGCTGTACGCGAAATCGGTTTATTCTTCAAAGAAGAAGAACTTGTTGAGTACTCTAAACTTGTTAACGAGTGGGTTTATTAA
- the hepT gene encoding heptaprenyl diphosphate synthase component II, translating into MKFKMMYSFLNADLQLIEKELEAAIEADSTVLREASLHLLQSGGKRIRPVFVLLGAKFGNYDIHVVKHVAATLELIHTASLVHDDVVDDADLRRGSATIKSKWDNRVAMYTGDFIFARALEMMAVIESPLAHQILADTMVELCLGEIEQIKDKYNFEQNWRIYFRRIKRKTALLIASSCQLGAISAGVEERIHQKLFKFGYYVGMSYQITDDILDFTASEEELGKPAGSDLIQGNITLPVLIAMEDPKLKKLIETVREDTPKEEMSHIIHAIKTSGAIEKAARISDMYLEKAFTELKGLPAIKARKTLSDIAKNIGKRKF; encoded by the coding sequence ATGAAATTTAAAATGATGTATTCATTTTTGAATGCAGATTTGCAATTAATAGAAAAAGAACTGGAAGCCGCAATCGAAGCGGATTCCACGGTTTTAAGGGAAGCTTCCCTGCATTTGCTGCAATCCGGTGGAAAACGGATCCGTCCGGTATTCGTCCTATTGGGTGCGAAGTTTGGCAACTATGATATTCATGTCGTAAAGCATGTCGCAGCGACTTTGGAACTGATTCATACAGCTTCCCTTGTGCATGATGATGTTGTGGATGATGCGGATTTACGCAGGGGATCTGCTACCATTAAATCAAAATGGGATAATCGTGTCGCCATGTACACAGGCGACTTCATTTTTGCTCGTGCACTGGAAATGATGGCGGTTATCGAGTCTCCGCTGGCGCATCAAATTCTCGCTGATACTATGGTTGAACTATGTCTTGGGGAGATTGAACAAATAAAAGATAAATACAATTTCGAACAGAATTGGCGGATATACTTTAGAAGGATCAAACGGAAAACGGCACTGCTCATTGCATCCAGCTGCCAGTTGGGAGCCATTTCAGCGGGTGTTGAAGAGAGAATTCACCAAAAGCTATTTAAATTCGGATATTATGTCGGTATGTCTTATCAAATCACTGATGATATATTGGATTTTACTGCTTCGGAAGAAGAGCTTGGGAAACCGGCCGGCAGTGATTTGATTCAAGGTAATATCACTTTACCCGTATTGATTGCTATGGAAGATCCAAAGTTAAAAAAGCTTATCGAAACAGTTCGGGAAGATACGCCAAAAGAGGAAATGTCCCATATAATTCATGCGATAAAAACTTCCGGTGCCATTGAAAAGGCAGCGAGGATCAGTGATATGTATTTAGAAAAGGCATTTACCGAGTTGAAAGGTCTTCCTGCCATTAAAGCTAGAAAAACTTTATCGGATATCGCGAAAAATATCGGAAAAAGAAAGTTTTGA